The Fulvivirga ligni genome window below encodes:
- a CDS encoding M16 family metallopeptidase, which translates to MNFELKACVFLLLALSFQKMTFAQKKDNTTFKEANITQGVLKNGLHYYIMHHEEPKERVSFYFAQNVGSILENDGQQGLAHFLEHMAFNGTEHYKDKEMLEYLEKNGIKFGSEINAFTSFDETVYNINKVPVQNEQLLDSVLLVLRDWSGGLLLTESEIDKERGVVMEEWRSRNTPRNRASEKIFKQGVLKGSKYENRMPIGQMEVVDNFEYGVLRDYYNRWYRPDQQAVVIVGDIDPKIIEKKVKDTFASIPLLKDLPERPTFDVAISKEFNYITATDKELGEPVIQYYIQHKANKSLSMKEEIQEDLKYQLSRYIFNLRLSEIARSEHSPVLSAGFGLSNFVRPLDVLSMTAQPKKDSLTAALEFTFTELKRFMVYGPAEAELSRAKAAFKTSLESSLKNIDKHSNDAYAHEIYNAFFEKQKVADREWNLNYRISYLESLHSDDLLSYLKSYYSTKGNIVAFTGSDKVEYPGKQEVVNIMNKVKKSALEPFKEELSDKKLIEQTLPVGEIVSTQDFEGINAKTYTLSNRARVTLFPTTFDKEKVFFQAYSPGGKSLLATKQLSNALVATSLASESGIGSMNKVELGKFLQGKQTSITLEIGDHGEAMAGESSLDDIETLMQRIYLAFTAPRFDEDAFGIIKQSLENSLTAKNNNVKSDFGDSVNLAQNNYSDRTVLFNKGLINDLSVDAMEQVYTDRFKNASDFDFIFVGDFENEKFLELIKTYIGNIPGDGSKERSVNHFMKPKTGITKVHLNRKMETPQTTVNIYLTGDLQYNKENRLILNIIGQLLGKRYLDRIREDEGGSYGVQAYGYMQNIPEDNFVISIGFNCNPKKAEQLTDIVYEEIKQLSNSLDSKELQEIKSNLKKGVVENRENNRYWLNKITSSIKNDLPLSTEEELISSIDAITEKDIKEVAAKINENTRVIEGVLNPVMN; encoded by the coding sequence ATGAATTTTGAACTAAAGGCATGCGTCTTTTTATTGTTAGCGCTGAGCTTTCAAAAAATGACATTTGCGCAAAAGAAGGATAATACCACTTTTAAAGAGGCAAATATAACACAGGGCGTTCTTAAAAACGGTCTGCACTATTATATAATGCATCACGAGGAGCCAAAAGAGCGAGTTTCCTTTTACTTTGCCCAGAATGTAGGCTCTATTCTAGAAAACGATGGTCAACAAGGGTTGGCTCATTTTCTGGAACACATGGCTTTTAATGGCACTGAGCATTATAAGGATAAAGAAATGCTTGAATACCTGGAGAAGAACGGTATTAAATTTGGCTCAGAAATTAACGCTTTTACCAGTTTTGATGAAACGGTTTATAACATTAACAAAGTGCCTGTGCAAAATGAACAGCTCCTGGATTCAGTGCTTTTGGTGCTTCGCGATTGGTCTGGAGGGCTATTACTTACTGAATCGGAAATTGATAAAGAACGCGGCGTAGTAATGGAGGAATGGCGCTCGCGTAATACTCCAAGAAACAGAGCTTCTGAAAAAATATTTAAGCAAGGAGTGCTTAAAGGCTCAAAATACGAAAACAGGATGCCTATTGGGCAAATGGAAGTGGTAGATAATTTTGAGTATGGTGTTTTAAGAGACTACTATAACCGATGGTATAGACCGGATCAGCAGGCTGTGGTCATTGTTGGTGATATTGATCCTAAAATAATAGAGAAGAAGGTGAAGGATACTTTCGCCAGCATACCACTTTTAAAGGATTTGCCTGAACGTCCGACATTTGATGTGGCCATAAGTAAGGAATTTAACTATATAACTGCTACAGATAAAGAGCTCGGCGAACCGGTTATACAATATTATATTCAGCATAAGGCAAACAAATCCTTAAGTATGAAAGAGGAAATTCAGGAGGATTTAAAATATCAACTTTCCAGATATATTTTTAATCTGCGACTAAGTGAAATAGCTCGTTCTGAACATAGTCCAGTGCTATCTGCTGGTTTTGGTCTCTCTAATTTTGTGAGGCCTCTTGATGTCCTTAGTATGACAGCTCAGCCTAAAAAAGATAGCCTTACCGCTGCTCTGGAATTTACATTTACTGAGCTTAAAAGGTTTATGGTTTATGGCCCAGCAGAAGCGGAGTTAAGCAGGGCCAAAGCCGCTTTTAAAACAAGTCTTGAGTCGTCTTTGAAAAATATTGATAAGCACAGTAATGATGCTTATGCTCATGAGATATATAATGCCTTTTTTGAAAAGCAAAAAGTAGCTGACAGAGAGTGGAATCTTAATTATAGAATCTCATACTTGGAAAGCCTACATTCTGATGACTTGCTTAGCTATCTCAAAAGCTATTATTCCACAAAGGGTAATATAGTTGCTTTTACAGGTTCTGATAAGGTGGAATATCCTGGCAAGCAGGAGGTAGTCAATATTATGAACAAAGTGAAAAAATCCGCACTTGAGCCATTTAAGGAGGAATTGTCTGATAAAAAATTAATTGAACAGACATTACCTGTTGGTGAAATTGTAAGCACCCAGGATTTTGAGGGAATTAACGCAAAAACCTATACTTTATCTAATAGGGCCAGAGTTACCTTGTTTCCCACTACTTTTGATAAAGAGAAGGTGTTTTTTCAGGCCTACAGTCCAGGGGGTAAATCATTATTGGCTACCAAACAATTAAGCAATGCATTGGTGGCCACCTCTCTTGCCTCAGAATCTGGTATAGGGAGTATGAATAAAGTAGAACTTGGTAAATTTCTTCAAGGCAAGCAAACTTCCATTACATTGGAAATAGGGGATCATGGTGAAGCTATGGCTGGAGAAAGTAGCCTTGATGATATTGAAACCTTAATGCAACGCATCTACCTGGCTTTTACCGCGCCTAGATTTGACGAAGACGCGTTCGGTATAATTAAGCAAAGTTTAGAAAACTCACTAACGGCAAAAAATAATAACGTAAAAAGTGATTTTGGTGATTCTGTAAATTTGGCCCAGAATAATTATAGCGATCGAACGGTACTTTTTAATAAGGGACTCATTAATGATCTCTCTGTAGATGCCATGGAGCAGGTTTACACGGATCGTTTTAAAAATGCTTCTGATTTTGACTTCATTTTTGTAGGTGATTTTGAGAATGAAAAATTTCTCGAGCTTATTAAAACGTATATCGGAAATATCCCTGGTGATGGTTCAAAGGAAAGGTCGGTAAACCATTTTATGAAACCAAAGACGGGTATAACTAAAGTTCACCTAAATAGAAAAATGGAGACCCCACAGACCACAGTTAATATATATCTTACCGGCGATTTACAATACAACAAAGAGAATAGGCTTATATTAAATATAATTGGCCAACTACTAGGCAAGCGCTATCTGGACAGGATACGTGAGGATGAAGGTGGTTCCTATGGTGTACAGGCCTATGGTTATATGCAAAACATACCTGAAGACAACTTTGTGATCAGTATCGGTTTTAATTGTAACCCTAAAAAGGCTGAGCAATTAACAGATATTGTATATGAAGAAATTAAACAATTATCAAATTCGCTAGATAGCAAGGAACTCCAGGAGATTAAAAGCAACCTAAAAAAAGGAGTAGTTGAAAACAGGGAAAACAACCGCTATTGGTTAAATAAGATTACTAGTAGTATAAAAAATGACCTACCGTTGTCTACCGAAGAGGAGTTGATTTCAAGTATCGACGCCATCACTGAAAAAGACATTAAAGAAGTGGCGGCTAAAATCAATGAAAACACTAGGGTAATAGAAGGGGTCTTAAATCCTGTAATGAATTAA
- a CDS encoding M16 family metallopeptidase, protein MLQFIRILFQLVLLGLVHVSFAQKKEVPEPKVADMNQGVLPNGMHYYIMHNEEPKGRAAFYFAQNVGSILEEDSQRGLAHFLEHMAFNGTQHFPDKAMLKYLEKHGVRFDREINAFTKYDETVYSIRNVPVEDPELIDSVLLILHDWSGYLTLAEDEIDNERGVVHEEWRSRYNAQKRAQDSVLELGLLSGSKYAQRSPIGLMPIIDNFEYETLRNYYRKWYRPDQQAVIVVGDFDQETVASKVKKMFGDIPLRTDLPKRPIFKVPFSEDFTYVPIKDDELRIPTIQYFIKHLPDTTLTQLERIEKDLKLTMVRSILDARLIASAGKPGSPVFSARFFKEDVVRPLEVLKIELQPKSDSLLSAIKWAAIELKRFDLHGATKKEFDRVKSSMIQRFKSGIEKPGNSNVFNAIAIYETLFKGDKYLDYKWEQEYQLNYLISLSEEDLIPIFKEYYSMQGNVVAILGTEKLPYPEAGQVLNTLKLVNDAQPKPYEEVEVKAKKLESLELPGSEIVKKKQLVDDGGTKYTLANGAEVYLYAPKSPLDIVYFKAVSQGGRSVLPQDLLSNSLYATHFSAESGVANLNKKELGKSDEVVMPTVKIEEYQEILDGYANVNNLEKLNKGIYLAFTQPRFDADVFDTTLQNLKRLLTMLQSNIQSSLSDSLQMIKTNYNKREVHLSEQLLRELDMQKIEAVYRDRITNAADFKFVFMGDVEEDAFQEIIQKYIGSIPGTHSSEKYIDRGLRPAPGINKLHMIRDMQTPQATVNVYVTRSLAYTYKNKIAMEVIEQLLGKSYLEKIREEEGGTYGVRVNGGLKHLPDDHFELNISFNGNPDKIDKLVSIVHQELKRLSHEIDPVAFEEIKSNLKKAATENQDNNRFYFEEIIESVETGLPVHTVNERLKSIERLTTSDIMEVAKKINKTRRVVEAVLSPPTSVTE, encoded by the coding sequence ATGTTACAATTCATAAGGATTTTATTTCAGCTTGTATTATTAGGTTTAGTTCACGTTTCATTTGCTCAAAAAAAGGAGGTGCCAGAGCCCAAGGTTGCAGATATGAACCAAGGTGTGCTGCCAAACGGGATGCATTATTATATCATGCATAATGAAGAACCGAAGGGGAGGGCGGCCTTTTATTTCGCCCAAAATGTAGGTTCAATTTTGGAAGAAGATAGTCAGAGAGGACTAGCTCACTTTTTGGAACATATGGCTTTTAATGGGACACAGCATTTTCCTGACAAAGCTATGTTGAAGTATTTAGAGAAGCATGGGGTGAGATTTGATAGAGAAATAAATGCATTTACCAAATATGATGAAACCGTGTACAGCATTAGGAATGTACCTGTAGAAGATCCTGAGCTGATAGATTCTGTTTTATTAATCCTACATGACTGGTCTGGGTATTTAACCTTAGCTGAAGATGAGATAGATAATGAACGCGGTGTGGTGCATGAAGAGTGGCGTTCTCGCTACAATGCCCAAAAACGAGCGCAGGATTCAGTGCTCGAATTGGGGCTCTTGTCAGGATCTAAATACGCTCAGCGTTCTCCTATCGGATTAATGCCTATTATAGACAATTTTGAATATGAAACACTAAGAAATTATTATAGAAAATGGTATCGCCCTGATCAGCAGGCAGTAATAGTTGTAGGAGACTTTGACCAGGAGACAGTAGCCAGTAAAGTGAAAAAGATGTTTGGTGACATTCCCTTGAGAACGGATCTGCCAAAGCGCCCTATTTTTAAAGTGCCGTTTAGTGAAGATTTTACTTATGTGCCTATTAAAGATGATGAACTGCGTATTCCTACTATTCAATATTTCATCAAGCACCTGCCAGATACCACTCTCACCCAGTTAGAACGGATTGAAAAAGATTTGAAGCTCACTATGGTCAGGAGTATTTTAGATGCTCGCCTCATAGCCTCAGCTGGCAAACCCGGAAGCCCTGTATTCTCAGCTCGTTTTTTTAAAGAAGATGTGGTGAGACCACTCGAAGTGCTCAAAATAGAATTACAACCTAAAAGTGACAGTCTACTATCGGCCATCAAATGGGCGGCTATAGAACTGAAGAGATTTGACCTACACGGTGCCACCAAGAAAGAATTTGATCGTGTCAAATCTTCGATGATCCAGCGTTTTAAATCTGGGATTGAAAAGCCGGGTAATTCTAATGTATTTAATGCCATTGCCATTTACGAAACCCTTTTTAAAGGTGATAAATATCTGGATTATAAGTGGGAGCAGGAGTACCAGTTAAATTATTTAATATCACTTTCAGAAGAAGACCTGATCCCGATTTTTAAAGAGTACTACAGCATGCAGGGTAATGTAGTGGCCATTTTAGGCACCGAAAAATTGCCTTATCCAGAGGCAGGTCAGGTGTTGAATACCTTGAAATTGGTGAATGATGCCCAGCCTAAACCTTATGAGGAGGTTGAGGTTAAGGCTAAAAAATTGGAAAGTTTAGAGTTGCCAGGCAGTGAGATTGTAAAGAAAAAACAATTGGTCGATGACGGTGGCACTAAATATACTTTGGCTAATGGTGCAGAAGTGTATTTATATGCCCCCAAATCTCCCCTGGATATTGTATACTTTAAAGCTGTAAGCCAGGGAGGTCGATCTGTGCTGCCTCAAGACCTTCTGAGTAACTCACTTTATGCGACCCATTTTAGTGCAGAGTCAGGCGTGGCCAATTTGAACAAGAAAGAGTTGGGTAAATCGGATGAGGTTGTGATGCCGACCGTAAAGATAGAGGAGTATCAGGAAATACTGGATGGCTATGCAAATGTTAATAATCTGGAGAAATTAAATAAAGGTATCTACCTCGCCTTTACTCAACCACGTTTTGATGCCGATGTATTTGACACCACGCTTCAAAATTTAAAACGGCTTCTTACTATGCTTCAAAGTAATATCCAATCGAGCTTGTCAGATTCTCTGCAAATGATAAAAACCAATTACAATAAACGTGAAGTACACCTGAGCGAGCAGCTTTTAAGGGAGCTCGATATGCAAAAGATAGAAGCGGTGTATAGGGATAGAATTACCAACGCTGCTGACTTTAAGTTTGTTTTTATGGGTGATGTTGAGGAAGATGCTTTTCAAGAGATCATTCAAAAATACATAGGAAGCATTCCAGGCACGCATTCCTCTGAAAAATATATTGACAGAGGCCTCAGACCTGCGCCAGGTATCAATAAACTCCACATGATTCGGGATATGCAAACACCTCAAGCTACAGTAAATGTGTATGTTACAAGGAGCCTGGCTTACACTTATAAGAACAAAATAGCCATGGAGGTTATTGAACAGCTATTAGGTAAGAGCTACCTTGAGAAGATACGAGAAGAAGAAGGTGGCACTTATGGTGTACGCGTAAATGGTGGCTTGAAACATCTTCCTGATGACCATTTTGAATTGAACATTAGCTTCAATGGTAATCCTGATAAAATAGACAAGCTGGTTTCCATCGTGCATCAGGAGCTAAAAAGGCTTTCTCATGAGATAGACCCCGTTGCCTTTGAGGAGATAAAGAGCAATCTGAAAAAAGCAGCTACAGAAAACCAGGATAACAATAGGTTCTACTTTGAAGAAATAATTGAAAGTGTGGAAACAGGACTACCTGTACATACTGTTAATGAACGTCTTAAGAGTATTGAAAGACTTACTACAAGTGATATTATGGAGGTGGCAAAAAAAATTAATAAAACTCGCCGAGTAGTGGAGGCTGTTCTTTCACCTCCTACATCAGTCACTGAATAA